In Capsicum annuum cultivar UCD-10X-F1 chromosome 7, UCD10Xv1.1, whole genome shotgun sequence, one genomic interval encodes:
- the LOC107877043 gene encoding protein RGF1 INDUCIBLE TRANSCRIPTION FACTOR 1 isoform X1, translating to MGIQKPAWLEALYREKFFAACSIHECAKKNEKNICCLDCCISICPHCVMAHRFHRLLQIRRYVYHDVVRLEDLEKLIDCSNVQAYTINSAKVIFIKKRPQNRQFKGSGNYCTSCDRSLQEPFIHCSLGCKVDFVIKHYKDISPFLRRCTTLQLGPDFFIPNDMTDDDTANETAHSTIVDSDEPWGSSTSGSSGSENMMMNFPCTEFVRKKRSGLYVCGRITLNSYKNITDNEDMATSMSRRKGIPHRSPLC from the exons ATG GGAATTCAGAAGCCAGCATGGTTGGAAGCTCTCTATAGGGAGAAATTCTTTGCTGCGTGTTCAATTCATGAGTGTGCAAAGAAGAACGAGAAGAATATTTGTTGTTTGGATTGTTGCATAAGTATTTGCCCTCATTGTGTGATGGCACATCGTTTCCATAGACTTCTTCAAATTCGACGTTATGTATACCATGATGTTGTTCGACTTGAGGACCTAGAGAAGCTTATAGATTGCTCAAACGTGCAG GCCTACACAATAAACAGTGCTAAggtaattttcatcaagaaaagaCCTCAAAACAGGCAATTCAAAGGATCTGGAAACTATTGCACTTCTTGTGATAGAAGCCTTCAAGAACCCTTTATACATTGCTCTCTAGGGTGCAAg GTTGATTTTGTGATAAAGCACTACAAGGACATTTCTCCATTCTTAAGGAGATGCACAACTTTACAACTTGGTCCGGACTTCTTTATCCCTAATGACATGACCGATGATGACACAGCTAATGAGACTGCTCACTCGACTATTGTGGACAGCGATGAGCCCTGGGGCTCATCGACATCCGGATCATCAGGATCGGAGAACATGATGATGAATTTTCCATGCACAGAGTTTGTGAGAAAGAAGAGAAGTGGATTATATGTGTGTGGAAGAATTACACTCAATAGTTATAAGAACATAACAGATAATGAAGACATGGCTACTAGCATGAGTAGAAGAAAAGGCATTCCTCATAGGTCTCCTTTGTGTTAG
- the LOC107877043 gene encoding protein RGF1 INDUCIBLE TRANSCRIPTION FACTOR 1 isoform X2: MKPAWLEALYREKFFAACSIHECAKKNEKNICCLDCCISICPHCVMAHRFHRLLQIRRYVYHDVVRLEDLEKLIDCSNVQAYTINSAKVIFIKKRPQNRQFKGSGNYCTSCDRSLQEPFIHCSLGCKVDFVIKHYKDISPFLRRCTTLQLGPDFFIPNDMTDDDTANETAHSTIVDSDEPWGSSTSGSSGSENMMMNFPCTEFVRKKRSGLYVCGRITLNSYKNITDNEDMATSMSRRKGIPHRSPLC; encoded by the exons ATG AAGCCAGCATGGTTGGAAGCTCTCTATAGGGAGAAATTCTTTGCTGCGTGTTCAATTCATGAGTGTGCAAAGAAGAACGAGAAGAATATTTGTTGTTTGGATTGTTGCATAAGTATTTGCCCTCATTGTGTGATGGCACATCGTTTCCATAGACTTCTTCAAATTCGACGTTATGTATACCATGATGTTGTTCGACTTGAGGACCTAGAGAAGCTTATAGATTGCTCAAACGTGCAG GCCTACACAATAAACAGTGCTAAggtaattttcatcaagaaaagaCCTCAAAACAGGCAATTCAAAGGATCTGGAAACTATTGCACTTCTTGTGATAGAAGCCTTCAAGAACCCTTTATACATTGCTCTCTAGGGTGCAAg GTTGATTTTGTGATAAAGCACTACAAGGACATTTCTCCATTCTTAAGGAGATGCACAACTTTACAACTTGGTCCGGACTTCTTTATCCCTAATGACATGACCGATGATGACACAGCTAATGAGACTGCTCACTCGACTATTGTGGACAGCGATGAGCCCTGGGGCTCATCGACATCCGGATCATCAGGATCGGAGAACATGATGATGAATTTTCCATGCACAGAGTTTGTGAGAAAGAAGAGAAGTGGATTATATGTGTGTGGAAGAATTACACTCAATAGTTATAAGAACATAACAGATAATGAAGACATGGCTACTAGCATGAGTAGAAGAAAAGGCATTCCTCATAGGTCTCCTTTGTGTTAG